Proteins co-encoded in one Pseudomonas beijingensis genomic window:
- a CDS encoding ABC transporter ATP-binding protein: MSQVDSSAGASDVLVSFRGVQKSYDGENLIVKDLNLDIRKGEFLTLLGPSGSGKTTSLMMLAGFETPTAGEILLAGRSINNVPPHKRDIGMVFQNYALFPHITVAENLAFPLTVRGLNKSDVSDRVKRVLSMVQLDSFAQRYPAQLSGGQQQRVALARALVFEPQLVLMDEPLGALDKQLREHMQMEIKHLHQRLGVTVVYVTHDQGEALTMSDRVAVFHQGEIQQIAPPRTLYEEPKNTFVANFIGENNRLNGRLHSHTGDRCLVELARGEKVEALAVNVGQPGEPVTLSIRPERVSLNGVSEHCVNRFSGRVAEFIYLGDHVRVRLEVCGKNDFFVKQPIAELDPALAVGDVVPLGWQVEHVRALDPLLEAN; the protein is encoded by the coding sequence ATGAGCCAGGTCGATTCAAGCGCGGGGGCCAGCGATGTGCTGGTCAGCTTTCGTGGTGTGCAGAAGAGCTACGACGGCGAGAACCTGATCGTCAAAGACCTTAACCTGGACATTCGCAAAGGCGAATTCCTGACCCTGCTCGGGCCTTCAGGCTCCGGCAAGACCACCAGCCTGATGATGCTCGCCGGGTTTGAAACCCCAACCGCCGGCGAGATTCTGCTGGCCGGGCGCTCGATCAACAATGTGCCACCACACAAGCGCGACATCGGCATGGTGTTCCAGAACTACGCCTTGTTCCCCCATATTACTGTCGCCGAGAACCTCGCTTTCCCGTTGACCGTGCGAGGCCTGAACAAGAGCGACGTCAGCGATCGGGTCAAGCGCGTCCTGAGCATGGTCCAGCTGGACAGCTTCGCCCAACGCTACCCGGCGCAATTGTCCGGCGGCCAGCAACAACGGGTGGCCCTGGCCCGGGCGCTGGTGTTCGAGCCGCAGCTGGTGCTGATGGATGAACCTCTTGGTGCGCTGGACAAGCAATTGCGCGAACACATGCAGATGGAAATCAAGCACCTGCATCAGCGCCTTGGCGTGACCGTGGTCTACGTGACCCACGACCAGGGCGAAGCCTTGACCATGTCCGACCGCGTGGCGGTATTCCACCAGGGCGAAATCCAGCAGATCGCCCCACCGCGCACCCTGTATGAAGAGCCGAAAAATACCTTCGTCGCCAACTTCATCGGCGAAAACAACCGTCTCAACGGTCGCCTGCACAGCCACACTGGCGATCGTTGCCTGGTGGAGCTGGCGCGCGGCGAGAAAGTCGAGGCCCTGGCGGTGAACGTCGGCCAGCCCGGCGAGCCGGTGACCCTGTCGATCCGTCCGGAACGGGTGAGCCTCAACGGCGTCAGCGAACACTGTGTCAACCGCTTCTCAGGGAGGGTGGCGGAATTCATCTATCTGGGCGACCACGTCCGGGTTCGCTTGGAAGTCTGCGGCAAGAACGACTTCTTCGTGAAACAGCCGATTGCCGAGCTCGATCCCGCGCTCGCCGTCGGGGACGTGGTTCCGCTTGGCTGGCAAGTCGAGCATGTGCGTGCGCTCGATCCCCTTTTAGAGGCGAATTGA
- a CDS encoding response regulator, producing the protein MIRVLVAEDHTIVREGIKQLIGLAKDLVVVGEASNGEQLLETLRHVPCEVVLLDISMPGVNGLEAIPRIRALNNPPAILVLSMHDEAQMAARALKVGAAGYATKDSDPALLLMAIRKVAAGGRYIDPDLADRMVFEVGLTDARPLHSLLSEREFSVFERLAQGANVNDIAQQLALSSKTISTHKARLMQKLNITSLAELVKYAMEHKLL; encoded by the coding sequence GTGATCCGTGTACTGGTAGCCGAAGACCACACCATCGTCCGGGAAGGCATCAAACAGTTGATCGGCCTGGCCAAGGATCTGGTGGTGGTGGGAGAGGCGAGCAATGGCGAACAATTGCTCGAAACCCTGCGTCATGTGCCCTGCGAAGTGGTGCTGCTGGACATTTCCATGCCCGGTGTCAACGGGCTGGAGGCGATCCCACGGATCCGGGCGCTGAACAATCCACCGGCCATCCTGGTGCTGTCGATGCATGACGAGGCGCAAATGGCCGCCCGTGCATTGAAAGTAGGGGCCGCTGGCTACGCGACCAAGGACAGCGACCCGGCCCTGCTGCTCATGGCGATTCGCAAGGTCGCGGCCGGCGGGCGCTACATCGACCCGGACCTGGCCGACCGTATGGTCTTCGAAGTCGGCCTGACCGACGCGCGTCCGCTGCACTCGCTGCTGTCCGAGCGCGAGTTCTCAGTCTTCGAACGCCTGGCCCAGGGCGCCAACGTCAACGACATCGCCCAGCAACTGGCCCTGAGCAGCAAGACCATCAGCACCCACAAGGCGCGGCTGATGCAAAAGCTCAACATCACCTCATTGGCGGAGTTGGTGAAATATGCGATGGAGCACAAGTTGCTCTGA
- a CDS encoding PAS domain-containing sensor histidine kinase, with protein sequence MMRFCCLWVIGCLWLPLMAWAAPAPSAPGVQLNAGQRQWLVQHPQWRVGLVLQAPYAQYDRRLQRLSGTNVELMQWLGKALNVELTWRNFQDVAQLEAAVRAGEVDVAPGLTQSPGGLKLWQFSDPYMRVPQLIVGAQKGAEGVELEKLDAQARVAVRMPSATADYLRSNYPTLNLQGVPMEREALQLLLTQQARYAVVDEAQLGRLMVEPEFAELAVVGDIGLPQLLRVATRRDWPELAEIIDSGLQAIPAKELEQLHSRWLKPKYPRLTETPGFWQNLTLLILALLLSSVAIVFWQRRQQRGLERRLRAAREDIAQRAASEEALRLTQFSIDQSTVGILWVNWDSHVRYANRAAETMLGYASGAIIDRPLIDFEPGLHMDRWLNLWKRARASEEGPQSFETECVRADGSILPADVSLSFLRFRDAEYLVVYLNDVTERRRALAALRESEARLQGIAANVPGLVFRLERAPVTGQIDFAYISEGSESLVGYSPATLARSDTGLRSLVHPEDKADYHRTQDQALDTDSDWSWQGRILTREGQERWAEIKAITRRLEDGAYVWDGIVWDITDSKRIELELARSREQLRELSAHLESVREEEKARIAREVHDELGQMLTVLKLETSMCELAYAQLDPGLHERLNSMKRLIAQLFQLVRDVATALRPPILDAGIASAIEWQARRFEARTQIPCLVQVPDNLPPLSDAKAIGLFRILQEALTNVMRHAQAHTVELTLAQQGADLCLTVSDDGVGFIADTSRPTSFGLVGMRERVLIMGGQLTLDSEPGEGTTLSVRVPLHEV encoded by the coding sequence ATGATGCGTTTTTGCTGCCTGTGGGTTATCGGCTGTTTATGGCTTCCCTTGATGGCGTGGGCCGCGCCCGCGCCGTCGGCGCCTGGGGTGCAATTGAATGCAGGGCAGCGCCAATGGCTGGTGCAACATCCGCAATGGCGGGTCGGCCTGGTCTTGCAGGCGCCCTATGCGCAATACGACCGGCGTTTACAGCGGTTGTCCGGTACCAACGTCGAGTTGATGCAGTGGCTGGGCAAGGCCTTGAACGTCGAGCTGACCTGGCGCAATTTCCAGGACGTGGCGCAACTGGAAGCCGCGGTGCGTGCTGGCGAGGTGGACGTCGCTCCGGGCCTGACCCAATCCCCGGGCGGGCTCAAGCTCTGGCAGTTTTCCGATCCCTACATGCGCGTGCCGCAATTGATCGTCGGTGCGCAGAAAGGGGCTGAGGGGGTGGAGTTGGAAAAACTCGACGCCCAGGCCCGTGTCGCGGTGCGCATGCCCAGCGCCACGGCTGATTACCTGCGCAGCAACTACCCGACGCTGAACCTGCAAGGCGTGCCGATGGAGCGTGAGGCCCTGCAATTGCTGCTGACCCAGCAGGCCCGATACGCGGTGGTCGACGAAGCGCAGTTGGGGCGGTTGATGGTCGAGCCCGAATTCGCCGAGCTGGCGGTGGTGGGCGACATTGGTCTGCCGCAGTTGCTACGGGTGGCCACACGCCGGGACTGGCCGGAGCTGGCAGAAATCATCGACAGCGGTTTGCAGGCGATCCCGGCCAAGGAGCTGGAGCAGTTGCACAGCCGTTGGCTCAAGCCCAAATACCCACGCCTGACCGAAACCCCGGGTTTCTGGCAGAACCTGACCCTGTTGATCCTGGCCCTGCTGCTCAGCAGTGTCGCCATCGTGTTCTGGCAGCGCCGCCAGCAACGTGGCCTGGAGCGCCGTCTGCGTGCCGCGAGGGAAGACATCGCCCAGCGTGCTGCCAGCGAAGAAGCCTTGCGCCTGACGCAGTTTTCCATCGACCAAAGCACCGTCGGCATTCTGTGGGTCAATTGGGACAGCCACGTGCGCTACGCCAACCGAGCGGCCGAAACCATGCTTGGCTACGCTTCGGGCGCCATCATCGACCGGCCCTTGATCGACTTCGAGCCGGGCTTGCACATGGACCGCTGGTTGAACCTGTGGAAGCGCGCCCGGGCCAGTGAAGAGGGGCCGCAGAGCTTCGAAACCGAGTGCGTGCGAGCCGACGGCAGCATCCTGCCGGCCGACGTGTCCCTGAGCTTCCTGCGTTTTCGTGACGCCGAATACCTGGTGGTCTACCTCAATGATGTGACCGAGCGCCGACGTGCGCTGGCGGCGTTGCGCGAAAGCGAGGCGCGGCTGCAAGGCATCGCCGCCAATGTGCCGGGCCTGGTCTTTCGCCTGGAGCGGGCGCCGGTGACCGGCCAGATCGACTTTGCCTACATCAGCGAAGGCAGCGAAAGCCTGGTGGGTTATTCCCCTGCAACCCTGGCCCGCAGCGACACCGGGCTACGCAGCCTGGTGCACCCGGAGGACAAGGCCGATTATCACCGCACCCAGGACCAGGCGCTGGACACCGACAGCGATTGGTCATGGCAGGGCCGCATCCTGACCCGCGAAGGCCAGGAACGATGGGCCGAGATCAAGGCGATCACCCGTCGTCTCGAGGATGGCGCCTATGTCTGGGACGGTATCGTCTGGGACATCACCGACAGCAAGCGCATCGAGCTGGAACTGGCCCGTTCCCGGGAGCAGCTGCGCGAATTGTCGGCGCACCTGGAAAGCGTGCGGGAAGAGGAAAAAGCCCGTATTGCCCGGGAAGTCCACGACGAGCTGGGCCAGATGCTGACGGTGTTGAAGCTTGAAACTTCCATGTGTGAATTGGCCTACGCGCAACTCGACCCGGGCCTGCATGAGCGGCTTAACAGCATGAAGCGTTTGATTGCCCAGTTGTTCCAACTGGTGCGGGACGTGGCGACGGCGTTGCGCCCGCCGATCCTGGATGCCGGTATCGCCTCAGCCATCGAATGGCAGGCCCGGCGCTTCGAGGCGCGTACGCAGATTCCTTGCCTGGTGCAGGTGCCGGACAATCTGCCGCCCTTGAGCGATGCCAAGGCCATCGGCCTGTTTCGGATTCTCCAGGAGGCGCTGACCAACGTGATGCGCCATGCCCAGGCGCATACCGTGGAGTTGACGCTGGCTCAACAAGGCGCTGATTTATGTCTGACGGTCAGCGACGACGGTGTAGGATTTATTGCCGATACCAGCCGGCCGACGTCCTTTGGTCTGGTCGGCATGCGTGAGCGGGTGCTGATCATGGGCGGTCAATTGACCCTGGACAGTGAACCGGGGGAGGGGACGACCTTGTCGGTGCGGGTGCCGTTGCATGAGGTCTGA
- a CDS encoding alpha/beta hydrolase family protein, whose translation MPSVYRLALPALCLSLILPSAFSVQASETAPAAEQPAQEKTVERQPLLERSQEEAAALGRKIPPQEQQQLQTGSDTFLALWKPANTSEPRGAVIIIPGAGETADWPQVVGPLRKKLPDVEWSSLSITLPDLQSDVIAPRVVEAPPETKPADTAAAAPDATTSAPIEQVAGGEADAVDPVVAPNDEEHAKADAERIFARIDAALAYAEQQSARRIVLLGHGTGAYWAARYLSEKQPSQVERFVMVAAQTPVTANPGLAELTPTLKLATADIFYMDKPLDRNAALERLQGSKRLKGSTFSQVSLKALPNPSAEQEQLFRRVRGWLNPQKPGE comes from the coding sequence ATGCCCTCTGTTTATCGCCTGGCGTTGCCAGCATTGTGCCTGTCGCTGATCCTGCCAAGTGCCTTTTCTGTCCAGGCCAGCGAAACGGCCCCCGCCGCCGAGCAACCTGCCCAAGAAAAAACCGTCGAGCGCCAGCCTTTGCTCGAGCGTAGCCAGGAAGAAGCGGCTGCACTTGGACGAAAAATCCCGCCCCAGGAACAGCAGCAGTTGCAGACCGGCAGCGACACCTTCCTGGCGCTGTGGAAACCGGCCAATACCAGTGAACCCAGGGGCGCGGTCATCATAATCCCCGGGGCCGGTGAAACAGCTGACTGGCCTCAAGTCGTCGGCCCATTGCGCAAAAAGTTGCCCGATGTCGAATGGAGCAGCCTGAGTATCACCCTGCCGGACCTGCAAAGCGACGTCATTGCACCACGCGTAGTGGAAGCACCGCCCGAGACCAAACCGGCCGACACCGCTGCCGCGGCACCGGACGCCACCACTTCGGCGCCGATCGAACAGGTCGCAGGCGGCGAAGCCGATGCGGTGGATCCGGTCGTTGCGCCAAACGATGAAGAGCACGCCAAGGCCGACGCCGAGCGCATCTTCGCCCGTATCGATGCGGCGCTGGCCTACGCCGAACAGCAAAGCGCACGCCGCATCGTGCTGCTGGGCCATGGCACCGGCGCCTATTGGGCCGCGCGTTACTTGAGTGAAAAGCAGCCCTCGCAAGTCGAACGCTTCGTGATGGTGGCTGCGCAGACGCCGGTCACTGCCAACCCCGGCCTGGCCGAACTGACCCCAACCTTGAAGCTGGCGACCGCCGATATCTTCTACATGGACAAACCGCTGGATCGCAACGCGGCGCTGGAGCGCTTGCAGGGGAGCAAGCGCTTGAAAGGTTCGACCTTCAGCCAAGTGTCCCTCAAGGCCCTGCCGAACCCGTCGGCGGAGCAGGAACAGCTGTTTCGGCGGGTTCGGGGTTGGTTGAATCCGCAGAAGCCGGGGGAGTAA
- a CDS encoding TerB family tellurite resistance protein: MWWPGTLIGAGAGFAIASIPGAMLGALLGQALDRRLNLQGWAQIRERLGGRPALRNDELLFVLLGRLAKCDGRVVDGHIQQARQEMRALDLSESAQRRAIAAFNRGKSGNDRLRGYMRRLAVQPHAAEGVLRACWRMVWADGRAGVSERELVAQWGRWLGWTPQQVQALAADYEPQKLSRPNAGVTYQEALRLLGVSATSEPSQIKRAYRRLLSRHHPDKIAGSGATPLQVREATDKTRELHNAYRLIRERRDFR, translated from the coding sequence ATGTGGTGGCCAGGGACTCTGATTGGAGCCGGGGCGGGCTTTGCCATAGCCAGCATTCCGGGGGCCATGCTTGGTGCGTTGTTGGGACAGGCGTTAGACCGGCGCCTGAACCTGCAGGGCTGGGCACAAATACGTGAGCGGCTGGGCGGCCGCCCGGCGTTGCGCAACGATGAGTTGTTGTTTGTATTGCTCGGACGCCTGGCCAAATGCGATGGGCGTGTGGTCGACGGCCACATCCAGCAGGCTCGCCAGGAGATGCGGGCGCTGGACCTGAGCGAATCTGCGCAGCGCCGGGCGATCGCGGCGTTCAACCGTGGCAAGTCCGGAAACGATCGCTTGCGCGGTTACATGCGCCGCCTGGCCGTCCAGCCCCATGCGGCTGAAGGGGTGCTGCGCGCCTGTTGGCGGATGGTCTGGGCCGATGGGCGTGCCGGTGTCAGTGAGCGGGAGCTGGTGGCCCAATGGGGCCGCTGGTTGGGCTGGACGCCGCAACAGGTCCAGGCGCTGGCGGCCGATTACGAACCGCAGAAACTGTCGCGGCCCAACGCCGGCGTGACCTATCAGGAAGCCCTGCGCTTGCTGGGGGTTTCGGCCACCAGCGAACCGTCGCAGATCAAGCGCGCTTACCGGCGGCTACTCAGTCGGCATCACCCGGACAAGATTGCCGGCAGCGGCGCGACACCGTTGCAGGTGCGTGAGGCCACCGATAAAACCCGGGAGTTGCATAACGCCTATCGACTGATTCGGGAACGGCGGGATTTTCGGTAG
- the murU gene encoding N-acetylmuramate alpha-1-phosphate uridylyltransferase MurU, giving the protein MKAMILAAGKGERMRPLTLTTPKPLIRVGGVPLIEYHLRALAKAGFSEIVINHAWLGQQIEDHLGDGSGFGVSIRFSPEGEPLETGGGIFRALPLLGDDAFVVVNGDIWTDYDFSALRRPLEGLAHLVLVDNPEHHPDGDFILADGKVHDGQTPADNLTYSGIAVLHPRLFDGCTGGAFKLAPLLRTAMAEGRVSGEHLKGHWVDVGTHERLAQVETLIEASG; this is encoded by the coding sequence ATGAAGGCGATGATCCTGGCGGCGGGCAAGGGCGAGCGCATGCGCCCCTTGACCCTGACCACGCCAAAGCCGTTGATTCGCGTGGGTGGCGTCCCCTTGATCGAGTACCACTTGCGGGCGCTCGCCAAGGCCGGGTTCTCGGAGATCGTGATCAATCACGCCTGGCTCGGCCAGCAGATCGAAGATCACCTGGGGGACGGTTCAGGTTTTGGCGTGAGCATTCGGTTTTCGCCCGAAGGCGAGCCGCTGGAGACCGGCGGTGGGATTTTCCGGGCTTTGCCGCTGCTGGGCGATGACGCGTTTGTGGTGGTGAACGGCGATATCTGGACCGACTACGATTTCAGCGCCTTGCGCAGGCCGCTAGAAGGGCTGGCACACCTGGTGCTCGTCGATAATCCAGAGCATCACCCGGACGGCGATTTCATCCTGGCCGACGGAAAGGTTCACGATGGGCAAACGCCTGCCGACAACCTGACCTATAGCGGCATCGCCGTCCTGCACCCGCGGTTGTTCGACGGTTGCACAGGCGGTGCCTTCAAGCTCGCACCGCTGTTGCGCACGGCCATGGCTGAGGGGCGCGTCAGTGGCGAGCACCTGAAAGGGCATTGGGTCGATGTCGGTACCCATGAACGGTTGGCGCAGGTCGAAACCTTGATAGAAGCGAGCGGTTGA
- a CDS encoding aminoglycoside phosphotransferase family protein, which translates to MPDQDVRLQHLKLWLDEQLPILFTQQGWGAVPPATLTAASSDASFRRYFRWEGEGRSLIVMDAPPPQENCKPFVDIAFLLAKSGINVPKIYAEDLDRGFLLLNDLGNQTYLDVIDGENADDLFADALQALLAFQQLPMVAPLPSYDVALLRRELELFPEWYVKRELGIEFDSAQQQLWQQASELLIDSALAQPKVLVHRDYMPRNLMLSVPNPGVLDFQDAVYGPVTYDVTCLFKDAFLSWPEARVRGWLETYWQQAGVLGIPVQPDLEDFLRASDLMGVQRHLKVIGIFARICHRDGKPRYLGDVPRFFAYIEAVIARRPELAPLEELLGSLRQSAGATA; encoded by the coding sequence ATGCCCGACCAAGATGTACGCTTGCAACACCTGAAACTTTGGCTCGATGAACAACTGCCGATCCTTTTCACTCAACAGGGCTGGGGCGCCGTACCCCCGGCCACGTTGACCGCCGCCAGCAGTGACGCGAGTTTCCGGCGGTACTTCCGCTGGGAAGGCGAGGGCCGCAGTTTGATCGTGATGGATGCGCCACCGCCCCAGGAAAACTGCAAACCCTTCGTGGATATTGCTTTTTTGCTGGCGAAATCCGGCATCAACGTGCCGAAAATTTATGCCGAAGACCTCGATCGCGGCTTTCTTTTGCTCAATGACCTGGGCAATCAGACCTATCTGGATGTGATCGACGGCGAAAATGCCGACGATTTATTCGCTGATGCCCTGCAAGCCTTGTTGGCTTTCCAGCAACTGCCGATGGTCGCGCCGTTGCCGAGCTACGACGTCGCGTTGCTGCGTAGGGAGCTGGAATTGTTTCCCGAGTGGTACGTCAAGCGCGAGCTGGGCATCGAGTTCGATTCGGCCCAGCAGCAACTCTGGCAACAGGCCAGCGAGCTGTTGATCGACAGTGCCCTGGCCCAGCCCAAAGTGCTGGTGCACCGCGACTACATGCCGCGCAACCTGATGCTCAGCGTCCCGAACCCCGGTGTGCTGGACTTCCAGGATGCGGTCTATGGCCCGGTCACCTATGACGTGACCTGCCTGTTCAAGGATGCTTTCCTCAGTTGGCCCGAAGCGCGTGTGCGTGGCTGGCTGGAGACTTACTGGCAACAGGCCGGCGTCCTCGGCATTCCCGTCCAGCCGGATCTCGAGGATTTCCTGCGGGCCAGCGATTTGATGGGCGTGCAGCGTCACCTCAAGGTCATCGGGATCTTCGCGCGCATCTGCCACCGTGATGGCAAGCCACGTTACCTAGGCGATGTGCCGCGCTTCTTTGCTTATATAGAAGCGGTCATTGCCCGGCGTCCTGAACTGGCGCCGCTCGAAGAGCTGCTTGGCAGCTTGCGCCAATCGGCCGGAGCAACGGCATGA
- a CDS encoding LPS-assembly protein LptD has protein sequence MALKSPAFRKKFPLLVTGSLLALQPLASSFVVAAQQYDCSVSASGAWDCAPKTPAAALPPRPVHDGSAVSDSGAAAADSSSGEVAGEKPMLVTEAKGRGLKSRSADYSHLDWVPRENLTPAQLAETGPYCAGAYIEPTRPGMNDKTAKSDAPTFLGAKASRYQQEEQVATLAGDVVMRQGSMQVEADEASLYQAENRGELSGNVRVRDNGTLIVGDHADVQLDTGEAKVDNAEYVMHKSRIRGNALYAKRAENAIIRLKDGTYTTCEPGSNAWTLKGNNITLNPATGFGTATNVTLRVKDIPVLYTPYIYFPIDDRRQSGFLPPTIGSGTDTGFLLVTPYYFNLAPNYDATLYPRYMSKRGLLMEGEFRYLTKSSEGQFGAAYLNDEEDERAKQSDYSKTRYMYNWQHKGGLDSRVLTEVDYTKISDPYYFQDLETDQIGVESRDYVNQQGAISYRGDNYVARLNAQAYQMATISKITPYNRLPQITFDGALPQHPYGLDFAYKTELVRFDRDLRNGLYSNEEGDTTPWLDNNIRGLARANGNRLNLAPVMSLPMEATYGYIKPSLKYQYTQYDLDLDSRGKSQVASQSAEADRLRGTYSSSQSRGVPIASIDSGLYFDRDTQWFGTNYRQTLEPRLFYLYVPEKDQSDIPVFDTSESTFSYSSLFRDNRFTGSDRVGDENKLSLGVTSRWIEENGFERQRVSVGQALYFKDREVQLPGIDFKTREDAKSDVSPYALEYEYRWNRDWRTTATYNWDPDTRSPRSGSAMFHYQPEDNPNKVINAGYRYRNDQVRYDEATGQWQVGGGDYGTPGTPGYVKDYYKIKQHDFSVIWPIVPQWNVISRWQYDYNRNRTLEAFGGFEYDNCCWKLRLINRYWVDYEEFSQAAPENEKGDHGVFLQIVLKGLGGLTGAKVESFLDKGIQGYREREDQAF, from the coding sequence ATGGCATTGAAATCCCCCGCGTTTCGTAAAAAATTTCCGTTGCTGGTCACCGGCAGTCTGCTGGCCCTGCAACCCCTGGCCTCTTCATTCGTCGTCGCGGCGCAGCAGTATGACTGCTCCGTCTCCGCTTCGGGTGCCTGGGACTGTGCGCCCAAGACACCGGCCGCCGCGTTACCGCCGCGTCCCGTGCATGACGGCAGCGCGGTTTCCGATAGCGGCGCGGCTGCGGCCGACAGCAGCTCGGGCGAGGTCGCCGGCGAAAAGCCGATGCTCGTTACCGAAGCCAAGGGCCGAGGTCTGAAGTCGCGCAGTGCAGACTACAGCCACCTGGATTGGGTTCCACGAGAGAACCTCACCCCGGCGCAACTGGCTGAAACCGGTCCGTACTGCGCCGGTGCCTATATCGAGCCGACGCGTCCTGGCATGAATGACAAGACCGCCAAGAGCGACGCCCCCACCTTCCTCGGCGCCAAGGCGTCACGCTATCAGCAGGAAGAACAGGTGGCGACCCTGGCCGGTGACGTGGTCATGCGCCAGGGCAGCATGCAGGTCGAGGCCGACGAGGCCAGCCTGTACCAGGCCGAGAACCGTGGCGAGCTGAGCGGCAACGTGCGGGTTCGCGACAACGGTACGCTGATCGTCGGCGACCACGCCGATGTACAACTGGACACCGGCGAAGCCAAGGTCGACAACGCCGAATACGTGATGCACAAGTCGCGCATCCGCGGTAACGCGCTGTACGCCAAGCGCGCCGAGAACGCGATCATCCGTCTCAAGGACGGTACGTACACCACGTGCGAGCCGGGCAGCAACGCCTGGACGCTCAAGGGCAACAACATCACCCTGAACCCGGCTACCGGCTTCGGCACCGCGACCAACGTGACGCTGCGGGTCAAGGACATTCCAGTCCTGTACACGCCTTATATCTATTTCCCGATCGACGACCGTCGCCAGTCCGGCTTCCTGCCGCCGACCATCGGCAGCGGCACCGATACCGGCTTCCTGCTGGTCACCCCGTACTACTTCAACCTGGCACCGAACTACGACGCCACGTTGTACCCGCGCTACATGAGCAAGCGTGGCCTGTTGATGGAAGGCGAGTTCCGCTACCTGACCAAGTCCAGCGAAGGTCAGTTCGGTGCGGCTTACCTTAATGATGAAGAAGACGAGCGCGCCAAGCAGTCCGACTACAGCAAGACCCGCTATATGTACAACTGGCAGCACAAGGGCGGGCTCGATTCGCGCGTGCTGACGGAAGTCGATTACACCAAGATCAGCGATCCTTACTACTTCCAGGATCTGGAGACCGATCAGATCGGCGTCGAGTCCAGGGATTATGTAAACCAGCAAGGGGCCATCAGCTATCGGGGTGATAATTATGTTGCCCGCTTGAATGCCCAGGCTTATCAGATGGCGACGATTTCGAAGATCACGCCTTATAACCGTCTGCCTCAAATAACCTTTGATGGCGCACTACCTCAGCATCCCTACGGCCTGGATTTCGCTTACAAGACGGAATTGGTTCGGTTTGATCGGGACTTGAGGAATGGCCTTTACAGCAACGAAGAAGGTGATACAACACCGTGGCTGGATAACAACATCCGCGGCCTTGCGCGGGCTAATGGCAATCGCCTGAATTTGGCACCGGTCATGAGCCTGCCGATGGAAGCGACCTATGGCTACATCAAGCCGTCTCTGAAATACCAGTACACCCAATATGATTTGGATCTGGACAGCAGAGGTAAATCGCAGGTTGCTTCGCAGAGCGCCGAGGCCGATCGTCTGCGCGGCACCTACAGCAGCAGCCAAAGCCGTGGCGTTCCGATCGCCAGCATTGACAGTGGCCTGTATTTCGACCGCGACACCCAGTGGTTCGGCACCAACTATCGCCAGACCCTGGAACCACGCCTGTTCTACCTCTATGTACCAGAGAAGGATCAGAGCGACATTCCGGTCTTCGATACCAGCGAATCGACTTTCAGCTATTCCTCGCTGTTCCGGGACAACCGCTTTACCGGTTCCGACCGTGTCGGCGACGAAAACAAACTGTCCTTGGGCGTAACCAGCCGCTGGATCGAAGAAAACGGCTTCGAACGCCAACGCGTCAGCGTCGGCCAAGCCCTGTACTTCAAGGATCGCGAAGTGCAGTTGCCAGGCATCGATTTCAAGACACGCGAGGACGCCAAGTCGGACGTTTCCCCGTATGCCTTGGAATACGAATACCGCTGGAATCGCGACTGGCGCACCACCGCCACCTACAACTGGGACCCAGACACCCGCAGTCCTCGCTCGGGTAGCGCGATGTTCCATTATCAGCCGGAAGACAACCCGAACAAGGTCATCAACGCTGGCTACCGCTATCGCAACGACCAAGTCCGCTACGACGAGGCTACCGGTCAGTGGCAAGTGGGCGGCGGCGACTACGGCACACCAGGCACACCTGGCTACGTGAAAGACTACTACAAGATCAAGCAGCACGACTTCTCGGTCATCTGGCCGATCGTGCCGCAGTGGAACGTCATCAGCCGTTGGCAGTATGACTACAACCGCAACCGTACCCTGGAAGCCTTCGGTGGTTTCGAATACGACAACTGCTGCTGGAAACTGCGCCTGATCAACCGTTACTGGGTCGACTATGAAGAGTTCAGTCAGGCCGCCCCGGAAAACGAAAAAGGCGACCACGGCGTCTTCCTCCAAATTGTTCTGAAGGGACTCGGCGGCCTGACCGGCGCCAAGGTAGAGAGCTTCCTCGACAAAGGCATCCAAGGTTATCGTGAACGTGAAGATCAAGCTTTCTGA